A window of the Camelus dromedarius isolate mCamDro1 chromosome 5, mCamDro1.pat, whole genome shotgun sequence genome harbors these coding sequences:
- the DNAAF2 gene encoding protein kintoun isoform X1, producing the protein MATSTRYPRLNSLAVTDLDRLTLRKPATPRRTLPTRPRSHLPGPQGKEPRGSMAKAAASSPLEDLDLSGEEVQRLTSAFQDPEFRRMFSQYAEELTDPENRRRYEEEITALERERGVEVRFVHPEAGHVLRTSLDGTQRCFVNVCSNALVGAPSSRPGSEGAAPGSQWSLPYSLAPGREYAGGRGTRYTVYDVVFHPDALAMARRHQRFRQMLDATALEAVEQQFGVKLDRRNAKTLKIKYKGTPEAAVLRTPLPGGALAPPEGEPESPLLDFPYPYRRPAASGNAAVPPPQAPSSPEAVRQPAPTEPRYSVVQRHHVDLQDYRCSRDSAPSTVPHELVVTIELPLLRSAEQAALEVTEKLLCLDSRKPDYRLRLSLPYPVDDSRGKAQFNKARRQLVVTLPVALSATRPEPAATAEEAAHPPGSDGTACASARLGEAGPPGFRAGDRGSDPSRAGAADAGITTRDAAGEGIVSEPEERDFGRKARSTTGIGEEPPPGAKSSPGDGGGGSPCTSSGDLDTASSAASESACGAVSVEAPVAREADRAMGGRGTDLGETLCPPLQCNQDEESLTLLIQVPWIQPQSLQGEVTSLWYKLCFSTQDLVYYSFFLQFAPENKLSTKEPVVSISSNNAVIELAKSPECHGHWREWYYGLNNDSLEERLFVNEENVNEFLEEVQSSSSKQTMPLTPPLIEVLQITDSKIEIHAKLQKCSTSEQLHEKEERVSEGHLTGKENLEHPTTSTTDWESSGAAEVPDAARSGSAARLQQGAPDVPQKLPAESQQPESNMEPEFVKERSAVHANEEKNNLKEPVITEEKELDGDHLSSLLNKTAVHNTPGFDNIKETNMQDGSVQIIKDHVTHCSFSFQNSLLYDLD; encoded by the exons ATGGCAACGAGCACGCGCTACCCAAGGCTCAATTCTCTAGCGGTTACCGACCTCGACCGCCTCACTCTCCGCAAACCTGCGACTCCACGGCGCACGCTACCCACTCGGCCTCGGAGCCATCTCCCTGGACCCCAGGGCAAGGAGCCGAGGGGCAGCATGGCCAAGGCGGCAGCTTCTTCGCCGCTGGAAGACTTGGACCTGAGCGGAGAGGAGGTCCAGCGGCTCACCTCCGCCTTCCAGGACCCGGAGTTCCGGCGAATGTTCTCCCAATACGCCGAGGAGCTAACAGACCCCGAGAACCGGCGGCGCTACGAGGAGGAGATCACGGCGCTGGAGCGTGAGCGCGGAGTGGAGGTGCGGTTCGTGCACCCGGAGGCGGGCCACGTTTTGCGCACAAGCCTGGACGGGACCCAGCGCTGCTTCGTGAACGTGTGCAGCAACGCGCTGGTGGGCGCGCCCAGCAGCCGGCCCGGCTCCGAAGGCGCAGCACCCGGCAGCCAGTGGTCTCTGCCGTACAGCCTGGCGCCCGGCCGCGAGTACGCGGGGGGCCGCGGCACCCGCTACACTGTCTACGATGTGGTCTTCCACCCAGACGCGCTCGCGATGGCCCGGCGCCATCAGCGCTTCCGCCAGATGCTAGACGCCACGGCCCTGGAGGCTGTGGAGCAGCAGTTCGGCGTGAAGCTGGACCGCAGGAATGCCAAGACCCTGAAGATCAAGTACAAGGGGACCCCGGAGGCCGCCGTGCTGCGCACGCCCCTACCCGGGGGCGCCCTGGCCCCGCCCGAGGGGGAGCCGGAGAGCCCTCTACTCGATTTTCCCTACCCCTACCGGCGCCCCGCGGCCTCCGGGAACGCTGCGGTCCCCCCGCCCCAGGCGCCCTCCTCTCCGGAGGCGGTCCGGCAGCCCGCCCCTACTGAGCCTCGCTACAGCGTGGTGCAGCGCCACCACGTGGATCTCCAGGATTACCGCTGCTCTCGGGACTCAGCCCCCAGCACCGTGCCCCACGAGCTGGTGGTCACCATCGAGCTGCCGCTGCTGCGCTCGGCCGAACAGGCGGCGCTGGAGGTGACGGAAAAGCTGCTGTGCCTCGACTCGAGGAAACCCGACTACCGGCTGCGGCTTTCGCTCCCGTACCCGGTGGATGACAGCCGAGGCAAGGCGCAGTTCAACAAGGCCCGGCGGCAGCTGGTGGTCACGCTGCCCGTGGCGCTGTCCGCCACACGCCCGGAGCCGGCCGCGACCGCTGAAGAGGCCGCCCACCCGCCCGGAAGTGACGGCACGGCCTGCGCTTCCGCTCGCCTGGGGGAGGCGGGACCCCCGGGGTTTCGTGCCGGGGACAGAGGCTCGGATCCCAGCCGAGCCGGGGCTGCAGACGCCGGGATCACCACCCGGGACGCCGCCGGGGAGGGAATCGTCTCAGAACCGGAGGAGCGGGATTTCGGCCGGAAAGCGAGATCAACAACGGGCATCGGGGAGGAGCCGCCTCCCGGAGCCAAAAGCTCACCTGGGGACGGTGGCGGAGGCTCTCCTTGTACTTCTTCCGGGGACCTTGACACGGCGTCTTCCGCAGCAAGCGAGAGTGCGTGCGGAGCTGTCAGCGTTGAGGCGCCCGTGGCCCGGGAAGCTGATCGAGCCATGGGTGGTCGCGGGACCGACCTCGGGGAAACTTTGTGTCCGCCTTTGCAGTGTAATCAGGATGAGGAATCCCTGACTCTGCTAATACAAGTGCCTTGGATCCAGCCGCAAAGTCTTCAAGGGGAAGTGACCTCCCTCTGGTACAAATTGTGCTTCTCCACCCAAGACTTAGTCTATTATTCCTTCTTTTTGCAGTTTGCTCCAGAGAATAAATTGAGTACCAAAGAACCAGTGGTTAGCATTTCCTCAAACAATGCAGTGATAGAACTGGCCAAATCTCCAGAGTGCCATGGACATTGGAGAGAGTGGTATTATGGTTTAAACAACGATTCTCTGGAG gaaagGTTATTTgttaatgaagaaaatgttaatgAGTTTCTTGAAGAGGTCCAGAGCTCTTCATCCAAACAGACAATGCCCCTAACGCCACCATTGATTGAAGTTCTTCAGATTACTGATAGTAAGATTGAAATACATGCAAAG TTGCAAAAATGTAGTACCTCTGAGCAGCttcatgaaaaggaagaaagagtcaGTGAAGGTCAtctaactggaaaagaaaatctaGAACATCCTACTACCTCAACAACCGATTGGGAGTCATCTGGAGCAGCTGAAGTACCAGACGCAGCCAGGAGTGGTTCAGCTGCACGCTTGCAACAAGGGGCTCCTGATGTGCCTCAGAAGCTGCCTGCAGAGTCTCAGCAGCCTGAGTCAAATATGGAACCGgaatttgtaaaagaaagaagTGCTGTTcatgcaaatgaagaaaaaaataatttaaaagaaccaGTAATAACTGAAGAGAAAGAGTTAGATGGAGATCACTTATCTTCATTACTGAACAAAACTGCAGTTCACAATACACCTGGTTTTGACAACATAAAGGAAACCAATATGCAGGATGGTAGTGTGCAGATTATCAAGGACCATGTGACTCattgttcattcagttttcagaaTTCTTTGCTTTATGATTTGGATTAA
- the DNAAF2 gene encoding protein kintoun isoform X2, whose amino-acid sequence MPLTPPLIEVLQITDSKIEIHAKLQKCSTSEQLHEKEERVSEGHLTGKENLEHPTTSTTDWESSGAAEVPDAARSGSAARLQQGAPDVPQKLPAESQQPESNMEPEFVKERSAVHANEEKNNLKEPVITEEKELDGDHLSSLLNKTAVHNTPGFDNIKETNMQDGSVQIIKDHVTHCSFSFQNSLLYDLD is encoded by the exons ATGCCCCTAACGCCACCATTGATTGAAGTTCTTCAGATTACTGATAGTAAGATTGAAATACATGCAAAG TTGCAAAAATGTAGTACCTCTGAGCAGCttcatgaaaaggaagaaagagtcaGTGAAGGTCAtctaactggaaaagaaaatctaGAACATCCTACTACCTCAACAACCGATTGGGAGTCATCTGGAGCAGCTGAAGTACCAGACGCAGCCAGGAGTGGTTCAGCTGCACGCTTGCAACAAGGGGCTCCTGATGTGCCTCAGAAGCTGCCTGCAGAGTCTCAGCAGCCTGAGTCAAATATGGAACCGgaatttgtaaaagaaagaagTGCTGTTcatgcaaatgaagaaaaaaataatttaaaagaaccaGTAATAACTGAAGAGAAAGAGTTAGATGGAGATCACTTATCTTCATTACTGAACAAAACTGCAGTTCACAATACACCTGGTTTTGACAACATAAAGGAAACCAATATGCAGGATGGTAGTGTGCAGATTATCAAGGACCATGTGACTCattgttcattcagttttcagaaTTCTTTGCTTTATGATTTGGATTAA